One genomic window of Undibacterium cyanobacteriorum includes the following:
- a CDS encoding MarR family winged helix-turn-helix transcriptional regulator codes for MLEKRYLRSIRLLAECMQLFEKGSSRRVRAMGFTDSQFDIIATLGNTPGMTCKELGEKTLITKGTLTGVLDRLESKGLIQRERGDDRRQLWVKLTAAGERCFADAFPIVVAGGRAVFTDYQSEDFEALELQLQKLKLTLERGLK; via the coding sequence ATGTTAGAAAAACGCTACCTGCGCAGCATACGACTTCTCGCGGAGTGCATGCAGTTGTTTGAAAAAGGGTCTTCTCGACGAGTTCGTGCAATGGGCTTCACAGATTCACAGTTTGACATCATTGCTACTCTCGGGAACACACCTGGAATGACTTGCAAAGAGCTTGGAGAAAAAACCTTAATTACGAAAGGCACCCTCACCGGTGTACTCGATCGATTAGAGTCTAAAGGTTTAATTCAACGAGAACGAGGGGACGACCGCAGACAACTTTGGGTCAAATTGACCGCAGCGGGAGAGCGATGCTTTGCCGACGCGTTTCCTATTGTTGTCGCTGGTGGCAGAGCGGTCTTCACAGACTATCAAAGTGAAGACTTTGAAGCACTTGAGCTACAACTTCAAAAGCTGAAGCTCACACTCGAGCGCGGTCTCAAGTAA
- the secA gene encoding preprotein translocase subunit SecA: MSFLTKIFGSRNQRLLKQYQKTVREINALEPKLEALTDEQLQAKTPEFKERISKGETLDSLLPEAFAVCREASKRVLKMRHFDVQMMGAMALHYGKIAEMGTGEGKTLMATLAIYLNALSGKGVHVVTVNDYLAQRDAEQMGQLYGFLGLTTGVNLSQLDHESKQTAYGSDITYGTNNEYGFDYLRDNMVYEAKDRVQRGLNFAVVDEVDSILIDEARTPLIISGQAENHTELYYKINEVPKLLALQIGEETPDGKGVVEVPGDYTKDEKSHQVLLTEAGHDKAEKILTQMGLLPEGASLYDPAHITLVHHLYAALRAHALYFKDQHYVVLDDEIVIVDEFTGRMMTGRRWSDGLHQAVEAKEGVRIQNENQTLASITFQNYFRMYTRLSGMTGTADTEAYEFQEIYGLETVVIPPNKPSQRKDRQDQVYKSAEEKYGAMLKDIQDCYERGQPVLVGTTSIENSELLSGILTKANLPHNVLNAKQHAREAEIIAQAGRPKGITIATNMAGRGTDIVLGGNVAKQVQLIEASTTLSDSEKKAQIKQLRDEWQSLHDQVVAAGGLHIVGTERHESRRVDNQLRGRSGRQGDPGSSRFYLCLDDPLLRIFAGDRIRNIMDRLKMPEGEPIEAGMVTRAIESAQRKVEARNFDIRKQLLEYDDVANDQRKVIYQQRNELLEAVDISEMIDSLRDGMFHDVVRMYVPEESVEEQWDLKALQTHLAAEWALDIELVSLLETEQNLTDADIVERVIAEAKKNYDAKVDLVGKEAFAGFERSVMLQSIDSHWREHLAALDHLRQGIHLRGYAQKNPKQEYKREAFELFGQMLDMIKNEVVRIIVTVRIQSREEIEAAEQQMAQPQVENVHYQHADFDAEASPEEMLAPAPVAGDESQPYVDLGWKVGRNDLCPCGSGKKFKQCHGKLA, encoded by the coding sequence ATGTCTTTTCTGACCAAAATCTTCGGTAGCCGTAATCAACGGCTCTTGAAACAATATCAAAAAACAGTGCGTGAAATTAACGCCTTAGAGCCAAAGTTAGAAGCACTGACTGATGAGCAATTGCAGGCGAAAACGCCCGAGTTCAAAGAGCGCATTAGCAAAGGGGAAACGCTCGATTCCCTCTTGCCTGAAGCATTTGCGGTCTGCCGTGAAGCAAGTAAGCGCGTGTTGAAGATGCGTCACTTCGATGTTCAAATGATGGGTGCGATGGCCTTGCACTACGGCAAAATCGCAGAGATGGGCACGGGTGAAGGTAAGACATTGATGGCGACCTTGGCCATTTATTTGAATGCTCTGTCTGGTAAGGGCGTGCATGTTGTTACCGTCAATGACTATTTGGCTCAGCGTGATGCGGAGCAAATGGGGCAATTGTATGGCTTCTTGGGATTGACCACAGGTGTCAATCTCTCCCAACTTGATCATGAGTCAAAACAGACAGCCTACGGTTCCGACATTACCTACGGCACCAACAACGAATATGGTTTTGACTACCTTCGCGACAATATGGTGTATGAAGCGAAAGATCGTGTGCAACGTGGTTTGAACTTTGCGGTTGTCGATGAAGTCGACTCGATTCTGATTGATGAAGCTCGTACGCCATTAATCATCTCTGGTCAGGCTGAAAATCATACTGAGCTGTACTACAAAATTAATGAAGTGCCAAAGCTGCTGGCTTTGCAAATTGGCGAAGAAACGCCGGATGGCAAAGGCGTAGTAGAGGTTCCAGGTGATTACACGAAAGATGAAAAGTCTCATCAAGTGTTGTTAACTGAAGCGGGGCACGACAAAGCTGAAAAAATCTTGACGCAAATGGGTCTCTTACCCGAGGGCGCATCCTTGTATGACCCAGCACATATCACCCTCGTTCACCATTTGTACGCTGCATTGCGTGCGCATGCTCTCTACTTCAAAGATCAGCATTACGTTGTCCTTGACGACGAAATCGTGATTGTTGATGAATTTACTGGCCGTATGATGACAGGCCGCCGTTGGTCTGATGGTTTGCATCAAGCGGTTGAAGCCAAAGAAGGTGTACGTATTCAAAACGAGAACCAAACATTGGCCTCGATCACCTTCCAAAATTATTTCCGTATGTACACGCGTTTGTCGGGTATGACCGGTACCGCAGATACAGAAGCATACGAATTCCAAGAAATTTATGGTTTGGAAACAGTGGTGATTCCACCGAACAAGCCATCGCAGCGTAAAGATCGTCAAGATCAGGTATATAAATCTGCCGAAGAAAAATATGGCGCGATGCTGAAAGATATTCAGGATTGCTACGAACGCGGACAGCCAGTTTTGGTCGGTACGACATCGATTGAGAATTCTGAACTTTTGTCTGGCATTCTGACAAAAGCGAATTTGCCACACAATGTTCTGAATGCGAAGCAGCATGCGCGTGAAGCGGAAATCATTGCTCAAGCAGGTCGTCCAAAGGGCATCACAATCGCCACGAATATGGCCGGTCGTGGTACCGACATCGTGTTGGGTGGTAATGTCGCTAAGCAAGTGCAATTGATTGAAGCATCAACGACCTTGTCGGACTCCGAAAAAAAGGCGCAGATCAAGCAACTGCGTGATGAGTGGCAGTCCTTGCATGATCAAGTAGTGGCTGCAGGCGGTTTGCACATTGTCGGTACAGAGCGTCATGAATCACGCCGCGTCGATAATCAGTTGCGCGGCCGTTCTGGTCGTCAAGGTGATCCAGGTTCATCTCGCTTCTATTTGTGTTTAGATGATCCTTTGTTGCGGATTTTTGCTGGCGACCGTATCCGTAACATTATGGATCGTCTAAAGATGCCAGAAGGCGAGCCAATTGAGGCAGGTATGGTGACGCGCGCGATTGAGTCGGCGCAACGTAAAGTGGAAGCGCGAAACTTCGATATTCGTAAACAATTATTGGAATATGACGACGTAGCAAATGATCAGCGTAAGGTGATTTATCAGCAGCGTAACGAGCTGTTGGAGGCAGTTGATATCTCCGAAATGATTGACTCTCTGCGTGATGGTATGTTCCACGATGTAGTGCGCATGTACGTGCCGGAAGAGTCAGTTGAAGAACAGTGGGATTTGAAGGCACTGCAAACGCATTTGGCAGCCGAGTGGGCGCTCGATATTGAGCTCGTCAGTTTGCTTGAAACTGAGCAGAACCTAACTGATGCAGATATTGTTGAGCGGGTTATTGCTGAAGCCAAGAAGAACTATGATGCCAAGGTTGACTTGGTAGGGAAAGAAGCTTTTGCGGGCTTTGAACGTAGTGTCATGCTACAGAGTATTGATAGCCACTGGCGTGAACATTTAGCTGCCTTGGATCATTTGCGGCAAGGTATTCATTTGCGCGGCTACGCACAGAAAAATCCTAAGCAGGAATATAAGCGTGAGGCGTTTGAGTTGTTTGGTCAAATGCTCGATATGATCAAGAACGAAGTCGTTCGTATCATCGTGACCGTTCGCATCCAATCTCGTGAGGAAATCGAAGCGGCGGAACAGCAGATGGCTCAACCTCAAGTTGAAAATGTGCATTATCAACACGCAGATTTTGATGCAGAAGCTTCACCCGAAGAGATGTTGGCACCGGCACCAGTAGCAGGTGATGAATCGCAGCCTTATGTCGATCTCGGATGGAAGGTTGGACGAAATGATTTGTGTCCTTGTGGTAGCGGAAAAAAATTCAAACAGTGCCACGGCAAGTTAGCGTGA
- a CDS encoding M23 family metallopeptidase, which produces MQIIIMHSRLTQAKSVTLSSKHVVSFLLAFFTLSVLCAIALMSLTARLAANDNKIAKALMPEALMPSSISGVTTNDRYLKENLTALAAKVGEMQAQLIRLDALGERVQGLAGVKPEEFNFKEAPGRGGMEIPLKNDLSLSDFEQSLDVMARDIGYRSDYLNVVESKLMSFKLQAKLLPTVVPVNVGYNASTFGRRIDPFSGRTAFHEGLDFSAPTGTPIVAAAGGVVVAAEYHPEYGNMLEIDHGGDMMTRYAHASRLYARVGDIVKRGQHIADIGSTGRSTGAHLHFEVRIKGIPQNPHKFLNAGTSSTDVTKLAGLVK; this is translated from the coding sequence ATGCAGATCATTATTATGCATTCGCGCTTGACGCAAGCCAAGTCGGTGACGCTGTCGTCCAAACACGTCGTCAGTTTTTTGCTCGCTTTTTTTACTTTATCAGTTTTGTGTGCAATAGCACTCATGTCTTTGACCGCTCGACTCGCTGCGAATGACAATAAAATCGCGAAAGCTTTAATGCCGGAAGCTTTGATGCCCTCTAGCATCAGTGGCGTCACCACCAATGACCGTTATTTGAAGGAAAATTTGACCGCTTTAGCAGCGAAAGTTGGCGAGATGCAGGCGCAATTAATACGACTTGATGCACTTGGTGAGCGAGTTCAGGGCTTGGCCGGTGTGAAGCCCGAGGAGTTCAATTTCAAAGAAGCACCTGGTCGTGGCGGCATGGAAATCCCCCTGAAGAACGACCTAAGTCTTTCAGATTTCGAGCAATCGCTAGATGTGATGGCGCGTGATATCGGTTATCGTTCTGACTATTTGAATGTGGTCGAATCTAAATTAATGAGTTTTAAGTTGCAGGCGAAACTCTTACCCACCGTGGTGCCCGTTAATGTTGGATATAACGCATCAACTTTTGGTCGCCGCATTGATCCATTTTCAGGTCGCACTGCCTTTCATGAAGGCTTGGATTTTTCTGCTCCGACCGGTACGCCAATAGTGGCCGCAGCGGGCGGTGTCGTGGTGGCGGCCGAGTATCACCCGGAATACGGCAATATGCTCGAAATTGATCATGGCGGCGACATGATGACTCGTTACGCGCACGCCTCGCGTTTATATGCGCGCGTTGGTGATATTGTGAAGCGTGGACAGCACATCGCAGATATCGGCTCTACTGGTCGCTCAACGGGCGCGCATCTGCATTTTGAAGTGCGGATCAAGGGTATTCCACAAAACCCACATAAGTTCTTGAACGCTGGCACCAGCAGTACCGACGTCACTAAATTGGCAGGACTTGTTAAATAA
- a CDS encoding DciA family protein has translation MQSPQQPYRLNIKRGKKLANANEVSSFLRHNDKLSPLLPTVKRNLALQKECEKVLPPIFAHCAVLNLAEDQLILSAPNAAIASKLKQQTPKLLTHLQQQGWQISAIRIKVQVKKTVEKPQAIKQAIFSAKALDAFKSLEKTLPTTKENADLKQALARLLARNSSEPT, from the coding sequence ATGCAATCACCTCAACAACCTTATCGATTAAATATCAAGCGTGGTAAGAAACTTGCGAACGCCAACGAGGTATCCAGTTTCTTACGTCACAACGACAAATTGTCGCCGCTACTGCCAACAGTGAAGCGCAACCTCGCACTTCAGAAAGAATGTGAAAAAGTACTACCACCCATTTTTGCACACTGTGCAGTACTCAATCTTGCAGAAGATCAACTGATTCTCTCCGCACCAAATGCTGCCATTGCAAGCAAACTCAAGCAACAAACTCCCAAATTGCTAACGCATTTGCAACAGCAAGGGTGGCAGATTAGCGCAATAAGAATCAAAGTACAAGTCAAAAAAACAGTGGAAAAACCACAAGCTATCAAGCAAGCAATTTTCTCCGCGAAGGCACTTGATGCATTTAAATCGTTAGAAAAGACTTTGCCGACCACCAAAGAGAATGCAGATTTAAAGCAAGCTTTGGCGCGATTATTAGCAAGAAATTCAAGTGAACCTACCTAA